The window ATAAAATTTCTAACCTCTTATTAAAAAATATTTGTTAATAAAATACATCATGCATATCCCACATATTTTCCAACTCAGATAATTTTTTAAAGGTTTGTTTGCCCTTTCTTATACTTACCGCAGTAACGATAGCATTTATAATGCTTAATGGTGCAGTAAAAGAATTCACAAATGAATTTAAATTACTCCTGGCAATTAAAGAAACATTAGATTTTTGCGCAATTGGAGATAGAATATTATCTGTTATAGCAGCTGTTTTGGCACCTTTTTTATTTGCTATTTCTACTATTTCAACAGTTCTACGGGTATATCTTGGAAAACTAATGGCTATCAATAAGTCTTTTTTATTAATACCTGCTATTTGTTCAAATAAATCCTCCATCCCATATGTAATGCTTTTGGTATTTCTTAAAAATAAACTTAATGCCTGGTTAAAGAATAAAGCCATTGAGGCAGCGGTTCTCAAACCTACAATATATATAACATCTGATTTTAAAATAAGATCAATAAGTTGTTCAAAGGATTGTGGAGAAACCTCATTCATTGTATTTTCTAAATTGTCTAAATCTGATTGTAATACCTGGTAAAGAATGTCTTTCCCTTTGTATACGTTGTTGATTGAATGTTTTAACTTATTTACAGTCGTCAGCTGCTCTTTAATCATATCTTGAAGCACTATCTGTAGTTCAGGATAACCACTGTAACCTAATACAGTTGCAAACCTTACAACGGTTGATTCACTTATTCCTACTTCTTTTCCTAATTTGGCAGCAGTCAGAAAAGCTGCTTTTTCATAGTTTTTTAATAAATATTGAGCAATTTTTTGCTGGCTGGCAGTTAATTCATCAAATTTTTTTTGGATGGATTGTTGTAGTAATGTACTATTTTTTATCATGGTATTTTTAATATCCCTTATTTTTTAAAGGAAATACCTTGCAAGTTATGTTGCAATATTATTATCATGATGCAATTATTTCACCTTTTATAATTATACAACAAAAAAAAGAAAATTACCAGAATATTTCCGGAAATTTTCTTTTTTAAAAACATTAACTTGATTTATTGGCATTAAATCCTATTTAATACTACTTTTAATGAATTATCCTTTTTACCTTTTACTGAATCTCTAATTTCTTTTATTTCATTATCCAGCTGAATTTTAATTTTTTTCTCCTTAATCATGGTTAGGTTTATTTTTACATTTAATATCGCACTTTCTAAAGTAGCATCTGCAAGTATTGCACCCACTCCGGCGTCACTGATTACATTTTTATTTCCCTTCTCCGAAATTTCTTTACATATAAATAGTACATCTCTACTTCTTCTCGCAATTTCTAAAGGTACATTTGCAGCTTCAATAAGAGCAGTTTGTATTTTTTTATTTCTATCTTCCATTTGTTCTTTTGTTTCTTTAGGCAATTTCATAATCGCCATAAACTGGTTAAATGCATCAACATCCTCATCTATAAGTCTTTCAAAATCATCTCTTAATTTCTCACTTTTTTTCAATAATCTCCTAATATCTTCTTGCACATCCTGGTATTTCTCCTTCCCGATAGTCAAATTTCCAACCATGGACAGCAATGCTGCACTCATAGCTCCTACCAATGCGGCAGTACTGCCGCCACCAGGTGTTGGAGATTTTGAGGCTAACATATCTAAAAAACTTTTTATCTTTTTATCTTTTATCATTCAATTTATCTCCTTCCATTGAATATATAAGGTTTAAGATGATTTACTGTAACATCTTAAATAAGCATCAATAAACAATTGAATTTCCCCATCCATTACTGCCTGAACATTACTATTCTCTATTTTTGTTCTATGATCTTTAACCATTTGATAAGGTTGAAAAACATATGAGCGTATTTGACTTCCCCAGGCAATTTCCTTTTTTTCACCGGCTCTTTTTTGCATATCATCTTCCTGCTTTTTTTGATAATACTCAAACAATTTTGCTTTCAATATCTTTA of the Atribacterota bacterium genome contains:
- a CDS encoding MurR/RpiR family transcriptional regulator, producing the protein MIKNSTLLQQSIQKKFDELTASQQKIAQYLLKNYEKAAFLTAAKLGKEVGISESTVVRFATVLGYSGYPELQIVLQDMIKEQLTTVNKLKHSINNVYKGKDILYQVLQSDLDNLENTMNEVSPQSFEQLIDLILKSDVIYIVGLRTAASMALFFNQALSLFLRNTKSITYGMEDLFEQIAGINKKDLLIAISFPRYTRRTVEIVEIANKKGAKTAAITDNILSPIAQKSNVSLIARSNLNSFVNSFTAPLSIINAIVTAVSIRKGKQTFKKLSELENMWDMHDVFY
- a CDS encoding cyclodeaminase/cyclohydrolase family protein, producing the protein MIKDKKIKSFLDMLASKSPTPGGGSTAALVGAMSAALLSMVGNLTIGKEKYQDVQEDIRRLLKKSEKLRDDFERLIDEDVDAFNQFMAIMKLPKETKEQMEDRNKKIQTALIEAANVPLEIARRSRDVLFICKEISEKGNKNVISDAGVGAILADATLESAILNVKINLTMIKEKKIKIQLDNEIKEIRDSVKGKKDNSLKVVLNRI